From a single Hydrogenispora ethanolica genomic region:
- a CDS encoding DUF445 domain-containing protein, with protein MDERGLSKWQENKDHRGEAEDNGRAGGSGASRGFCHKWLGRLAEELRRSGEPGRETAAGHQCPAHWDTFSLKFAKVLNSLNRPFFGLGIAFITWLIVEVILERWLPAGDFQRLSAAVRPYTKYIGPTVVGYWTNWLAIKMLFYPRRPNRLWQGLIPARRNELIRNLAAGIHERLFSAGIVREYLQKSPLLQELACATGRVVGDSEFRDELRELCRRYLKELVQREETRQVVRRVIGEIIESWEARTLLEKPAELTKRVWGPWVQERVVDALPSLPYAMADVLSEYEQWLDELPAAIARNQGNIEAAVTSVIEQGLELLDVPGILHCQLAKLDEQELEQALTGNVMTELEFIQTSGGLFGFLVALALECPPARLPMLAVGFGLWLLYRRTVR; from the coding sequence ATGGACGAGCGCGGTTTAAGTAAGTGGCAGGAGAACAAGGACCATCGCGGGGAAGCGGAGGATAACGGCCGCGCCGGCGGTTCCGGGGCAAGCCGCGGCTTCTGTCATAAATGGCTGGGACGGCTGGCGGAAGAGCTGCGCCGGTCCGGCGAGCCCGGCCGGGAAACTGCGGCCGGACATCAGTGCCCGGCCCATTGGGACACGTTTTCCCTGAAGTTTGCCAAGGTGTTGAACAGCCTGAACCGGCCCTTCTTTGGCCTGGGAATCGCCTTCATCACTTGGCTGATTGTCGAGGTCATCCTGGAGCGGTGGCTGCCGGCCGGGGATTTTCAACGGCTGAGCGCGGCGGTTCGCCCCTATACCAAGTATATCGGGCCGACCGTGGTCGGTTATTGGACCAACTGGCTGGCCATCAAGATGCTTTTTTATCCGCGCCGGCCCAACCGTCTATGGCAGGGCTTGATCCCGGCCCGGCGGAATGAATTGATCCGGAACCTGGCGGCCGGCATTCACGAGCGGCTCTTCTCGGCGGGAATCGTCCGGGAGTACTTGCAAAAAAGTCCGCTGCTGCAAGAACTGGCCTGCGCCACGGGGCGGGTCGTCGGCGACAGCGAATTCCGGGACGAATTGCGGGAACTTTGCCGGCGCTATTTGAAGGAACTGGTCCAGCGCGAGGAGACCCGGCAGGTTGTCCGTAGGGTGATCGGCGAGATCATCGAGAGCTGGGAAGCCCGCACCTTGCTGGAGAAACCGGCGGAGCTGACCAAACGCGTCTGGGGTCCCTGGGTCCAGGAACGGGTCGTGGATGCCTTGCCGTCGCTCCCGTATGCCATGGCGGACGTGCTCTCCGAGTACGAACAGTGGCTGGATGAGTTGCCGGCCGCGATCGCCCGCAATCAAGGGAATATCGAGGCGGCGGTTACCTCCGTCATCGAGCAGGGCTTGGAACTGCTGGATGTTCCGGGCATCCTCCATTGCCAACTCGCCAAACTGGACGAGCAAGAACTGGAACAGGCGCTGACCGGAAACGTCATGACCGAACTGGAATTCATCCAAACCTCGGGCGGGCTGTTCGGATTCCTCGTGGCCCTGGCCCTCGAATGTCCCCCGGCGCGACTGCCGATGCTGGCTGTGGGTTTCGGACTCTGGCTGCTTTACCGGCGGACGGTTCGTTGA